The Perca fluviatilis chromosome 2, GENO_Pfluv_1.0, whole genome shotgun sequence genome includes a region encoding these proteins:
- the LOC120544616 gene encoding chromobox protein homolog 1-like translates to MRNMWGFSTAETAAVKKEEEEEYVVEKMLDRRVVNGRVEFLLKWKGFSDEDNTWEPQDNLDLDLITEYMQKHKEEEEEKKKKEDKRKVFSEASGDSEERGSKRKKEEVSEPKRLLQTEVPEI, encoded by the exons ctgcagaaacGGCAGCAGtgaagaaggaggaagaggaggagtatGTGGTGGAGAAAATGTTGGACCGCAGAGTGGTGAACGGAAGAGTagagtttctgctgaaatggaaggggttctcaga TGAGGATAACACATGGGAGCCGCAAGACAACCTGGACCTCGACCTTATCACCgagtacatgcagaaacacaaggaggaggaggaggagaagaagaagaaggaggacaaGAGGAAAGTTTTCAGTGAGGCCTCAGGAGACTCAGAGGAGCgagggagcaagaggaagaaggaggaggtgagTGAACCAAAGAGGTTACTCCAGACTGAAGTCCCAGAAATCTAA